The sequence below is a genomic window from Streptococcus pantholopis.
TCATCTGAAGAAACTGGCTCATCATTTTCTGCATCTCTTGTTTCTTCAAGGGCAGCCGTCGTAGCATAAAGACCAACTTCCATATCAATAATGCTGGGTTCACTGAGTGTGCTTTTAATCTTACTGTAATAGGGCAGCTTGACCTTGATTTCAGACAGCGGCACCCTGACAATATTGCCGTCATACATGGTCAAAGACAGCAAATCAGCTGTTGCTGCTGTACTTGCAAGATCGACACTCCGAATATTGCTGATCAGTTCCTTATCCATATCGGCAAACGTTTTTACCAATGTTTGGATATCCTCTTCATTCTCTAGGTTAATGATAAGGTAATTATCGGGCAGTTCTGTGCTGTTGACGGCCGCAGCATGCTTTCCATTTTCCAAAATCGGCTGATAGCCGGCGTCAGTCTGCATATAGCCGACAACATCATACTCGGTTAACTTGATAGTGAAAATATTAGGAAATTTGTAGTTGATAACAGCTTTTTTTACCCACATATTCCCTTGTTCTATGGCCTGTTCATAAGGACCAGGCTGAAAGAGAAGTGAAAAGAAATAATCCGAATCAGCAATCCCTGATTGAGTCAAAACATCCTCTTCAAGCGCATGGGTCAGCCCTTCTACCTGAATTACTTTTTTCTTACTGTAGGGAGAAATTAAAAATAACGAAAAGAGCAGAACTGCTAAAGAAAGGACGACGACCGGACTTGCCTTGCGCCAGGCTTTCTGTTTTTTGCTCAGGCTTTTTTTCTGTTTTGGTTTAACGCGCTTTTTTTCTTTCGTTTTTTGGGAGGGCCTTTTCTTTTTTGAAGACGATTGAGCCTTCTCCTCTACTTGCTTCTCTTCTGTTTCACCCTTATTTAAATGCTGTTGAAACTGAGCTCGCTTTTCTGCCTGAAGCTTCTGCTGCAGCTTTTCTTTCTCCTCT
It includes:
- a CDS encoding cell division protein FtsQ/DivIB; protein product: MAQKKKEGKDEVVLTEWQKRNVEFLKRKKKEAEEKEKLQQKLQAEKRAQFQQHLNKGETEEKQVEEKAQSSSKKKRPSQKTKEKKRVKPKQKKSLSKKQKAWRKASPVVVLSLAVLLFSLFLISPYSKKKVIQVEGLTHALEEDVLTQSGIADSDYFFSLLFQPGPYEQAIEQGNMWVKKAVINYKFPNIFTIKLTEYDVVGYMQTDAGYQPILENGKHAAAVNSTELPDNYLIINLENEEDIQTLVKTFADMDKELISNIRSVDLASTAATADLLSLTMYDGNIVRVPLSEIKVKLPYYSKIKSTLSEPSIIDMEVGLYATTAALEETRDAENDEPVSSDDDGANAEASEAENTEGQEEAAQEEGNESQEIPDQPDSEAETAQ